From the genome of Amyelois transitella isolate CPQ chromosome 16, ilAmyTran1.1, whole genome shotgun sequence, one region includes:
- the LOC106129749 gene encoding uncharacterized protein LOC106129749 — protein sequence MESTDAETVKRDQKALDNYQESRKRQRSYCGSPSDSILDSPKVKKEKTDDSLDASDSVWHIDPEGLYGLKPEYLRILGIEPPICNWVYVENFRCDKIELREALELAGHVVVCSVIYAQPKHAKVMYSHPLEAVQAISMLNKQIFFGSPLSVKMLNYPLGTVILPRSLPEIGPGFGAYGKPLRDIVKHYERFINKEPHTLNTLLFFDRNDPKDVEEIKEAMSSVSSEVTGSEKKEDIYKRFNFSKQFSIKYIEDISEDSKIDTDVKKESWGTDVAVRKTTPPSYSPDSPTRSPAIAENNRTNRKPIEVVTSEQKFSSNNIRPMNLSGPMAGPSYGSVGSTGPIHLHNNGHNNILPTPMVQRAMISSNIGLANVGPRFVPNPMSQHAYGNNGSMTVPEYRSSAPMVMPNGPGIRPSAPMVVPNGPGIRPNAPLAGPNPMTASVVPALRPSGPILPASSYCTVQFRNLPPTTTFQILCDKMSQCGQVMSVQLTTPGCATVSFSQSAHAQNCFQRFNNLCVDGCVIQARIV from the exons ATGGAGAGTACAGATGCAGAGACTGTCAAACGGGATCAAAAAGCTTTGGATAATTACCAGGAATCGAGGAAAAGACAAAGAA gttatTGTGGATCACCAAGCGATAGTATATTGGATTCACCAAAGGTCAAAAA AGAGAAGACTGATGACTCATTGGATGCTTCAGATAGTGTATGGCACATTGACCCGGAAGGATTGTACGGACTCAAACCCGAATACCTGAGGATTTTGGGGATAGAACCTCCTATCTGCAATTGGGTTTATGTTGAGAAT TTCAGATGCGACAAGATCGAGTTGCGGGAAGCGTTAGAGTTGGCTGGTCACGTGGTCGTGTGCTCCGTAATctacgcacagccgaaacatGCCAAGGTCATGTACAGCCACCCATTGGAAGCTGTTCAG GCCATATCCatgttaaacaaacaaatattttttgggaGTCCTCTATCGGTGAAAATGCTGAACTATCCGTTAGGGACTGTCATACTACCTAGATCGCTACCAGAAATAGGTCCAGGCTTTGGAGCCTACGGGAAGCCTTTGAGGGATATTGTGAAGCATTACGAAAGATTTATCAACAAAGAACCTCATACACTAAACACTTTACTGTTTTTCGACCGAAATGATCCTAAGGATGTTGAAGAAATTAAGGAAGCTATGAGCTCTGTAAGCAGTGAAGTGACTGGCAgcgaaaaaaaagaagatatttataaaagatttaatttttcaaaacagTTCTCAATAAAGTACATAGAAGATATCAGTGAAGATTCAAAAATTGATACTGACGTAAAGAAAGAGAGTTGGGGCACGGACGTTGCTGTGCGTAAAACAACTCCACCTAGCTATTCTCCGGATAGTCCCACCCGCAGTCCGGCTATCGCTGAAAATAATCGAACTAACCGTAAGCCGATAGAAGTAGTCACGAGTGAACAAAAATTTTCGTCAAACAATATAAGGCCTATGAATTTAAGCGGGCCAATGGCAGGGCCTAGCTATGGGTCTGTTGGATCTACAGGGCCTAttcatttacataataatggccataataatatattgccCACTCCAATGGTCCAAAGAGCTATGATAAGTTCAAACATTGGACTGGCCAATGTTGGTCCAAGATTTGTGCCAAATCCCATGAGTCAACATGCATATGGGAATAATGGGTCAATGACTGTGCCCGAATATAGGAGTAGTGCTCCTATGGTGATGCCTAATGGCCCCGGGATAAGGCCTAGTGCACCTATGGTTGTCCCTAATGGCCCCGGAATAAGGCCTAATGCTCCCTTGGCTGGGCCTAACCCTATGACTGCTTCTGTTGTACCTGCTTTGAGGCCTTCTGGCCCAATTTTGCCTGCGTCGAGTTATTGTACAGTACAATTTAGAAAT TTGCCACCCACCACGACATTCCAAATTCTTTGCGATAAAATGTCGCAATGTGGTCAGGTGATGTCCGTACAGCTGACCACGCCCGGTTGTGCCACTGTTTCTTTCTCGCAATCGGCGCACGCGCAGAACTGTTTCC AGCGTTTCAACAATCTTTGCGTCGACGGCTGTGTGATCCAAGCTAGAATTGTCTGA